A part of Rhipicephalus microplus isolate Deutch F79 chromosome 8, USDA_Rmic, whole genome shotgun sequence genomic DNA contains:
- the LOC119164047 gene encoding uncharacterized protein LOC119164047 isoform X27: MVVKSEYVSGYYVQQRPWSPTKRRGPISSDFKTPGPGAFTIPSTIGEKASTNVTKGQKAPAFTFGTKTEEKRDLFVPGPGAYNIAGLSEKGKETVPAPTMAPKLREPEGFKTPAPGAYNPEKAEQCVLSAAPMYTFGSKIRDPKPADIPEADRPSQEETHRRPQLVHRNRRAPRYSFGLKLKSLFRPNDNPAPGVYDIEKGDSVVYPKSPSFSIRRRLREPSPEKQPAPGTYDITRADGTLCTRSQEHTMAYRLRERSSDSAELPAPGDYDTTKADTTVFSRAPQFSLAERLHHEAPESVDFPGPTDYNISRGKTTATYRSPQYSFGLKIKDKPPDSLKFPGPGEYSPDKGDRIVRTRSPEYQMGSKLKEKPPEHFDYPGPSEYHSETADHVTRSRSPRYRFGVKITDRPPESLQYPGPGEYNVDKADHATRKRSPQHRIGTKLKDRSPDSLHYPGPGEYNIEKADQVTRTRSPEHKIGVKIKDKPGSIDYPGPGEYNIEKADHVTRSHSPQHRMGVKLKEKPPESLHYPGPGDYSAEKADHLVRSHSPRHKIGVRLTEKPPESLGYPGPGEYNVEKADRMIRNSSPQHRIGIRPEEKSPESLHYPGPGDYDARKADLVTRRRPPEHHIGKKLKDKPPESVQYPGPGEYSVERSEEITRSRSPQHQMGVKLKYRPPESHDYPGPGDYNIEKADRVARSHSPEYKIGVKLKERKADSLDYPGPGEYNIENADRVARSHSPECKIGVKLKERRPDSLDYPGPGDYNIEKADRIARCRSPEYKMGAKLQERRPNSLEYPGPGEYNIEKADRVARSHSPEYKIGVKLKERKADSLDYPGPGEYNIENADRVARSHSPECKIGVKLKERRPDSLDYPGPGDYNIEKADRIARCRSPEYKMGAKLQERRPNSLEYPGPGEYNIEKADRVARSHSPEYKIGVKLKERKADSLDYPGPGEYNIENADRVARSHSPEYKIGVKLKERRPDSLDYPGPGDYNIEKADRIARCRSPEYKMGAKLQERRPDSLEYPGPGEYNIEKADRVARSHSPEYKIGVKLKERKADSLDYPGPGEYNIENADRVARSHSPEYKIGVKLKERRPDSLDYPGPGDYNIEKADRIARCRSPEYKMGAKLQERRPDSLEYPGPGEYNIEKADRVARSHSPEYKIGVKLKERKADSLDYPGPGEYNIEKADRIARRRSPEYKMGAKLQERRPDSLEYPGPGEYNIEKADRVARSHSPEYKIGVKLKERKADSLDHPGPGEYNIENADRVACTHSPEYKIGVKLKERRPDSFDYPGPGDYNIEKADRIARCRSPEYKMGAKLQERRPDSLEYPGPGQYNIEKADRVARSHSPEYKIGVKLKEKKPDSLDYPGPGEYIIEKADRVARSHSPEYSIGVKLKDRPPDSLYYPGPAEYYPEKADRLVRSHSPEHVIGVKLKEKLPDSLEFPAACDYDVSKGDNIVYGSPPRYTIGFRTPQPVPDYTSFPAPGDYSISRSEGTLYAGSPKFSLGIKLKDRLPDHVNYPAPSDYSPGRSVSFVKERSPKFTFGFRLRPSKPYNYGYPAPGEYDPDRANELVYPRSPRFSIRSRLKERLPDNATFPAPGTYDPDKGNPAMFGLPPRPQSRSPKRSRSHDFEEKRGTTLPHERTSKRSSSFRIVRTTEDTAGERDLKGSQQTIKRSRSLSGPRPKDSVLTNGKAKAALSEIPKPKRRSESPRLTRQSRFETTEVQARSLKETKEGQRTFRVTRKQRTGMDEGEAPQVDVVVSETAMKRRLPVDITKRKTDSKAAVTEPSSSRMATKKGTFLRSLRRKLDGTEEISRTSKVVREPTKPKKTDCVVQKTKEHRERITTTSHPEAVPRRSRSLRVIRKEADEMPDKRAKSTEELTRRSPSLRAARAKQDAIEAQEADKRSRPSDRRLGRSRSLRIAQNAIDYIDEKENVSKSETHIIASYPSLHKERHPSTHLAKSLEPAAFTTSDESGMFEDDETMDSVSAHDRTFVRTPTDSSRIQVSPESFRELRHAQGCIHMAPRFPEGLDFWKPPGTGSLFAKLYQSWTQETAVSSAEAEDNSRVMFRSAASLFFRKGFAALLRNETPGPGYYNPSIGEQLRFPRMPSFTIRRKLKCPKREQTPAPWDYSPDKADPLVRPMSPSYTFGHKGDCCRCRSTSPGLYTRAVATHAPGTYCPEKSDTVLATTPAYTFGFKHKDLRPDDIPAPGAYCPEKADTVLAVTPAYTFGIKPKDAKPDDIPAPGTYRPEKAESVLVRTPAYSFGTKPKDSRNDGIPAPGKYNVPGTDTYKSKSPAYTLSYRTNIPSDHTKKPGPGAHSPERVWMNKSSSPRFSFGIRHSPVAETPKPK; encoded by the exons GTGAAAAGGCAAGCACCAATGTGACGAAAGGGCAGAAGGCTCCGGCGTTTACTTTCGGAACCAA GACCGAGGAGAAGCGCGACCTCTTCGTCCCGGGTCCCGGCGCGTACAACATCGCGGGCCTCTCCGAGAAGGGCAAGGAGACGGTGCCGGCGCCCACCATGGCGCCCAAGCTGCGCGAGCCCGAGGGCTTCAAGACGCCCGCGCCGGGCGCCTACAACCCGGAGAAGGCCGAGCAGTGCGTGCTCAGCGCCGCGCCCATGTACACCTTCGGCTCCAAGATCAGGGACCCCAAGCCCGCCGACATACCCG AGGCCGACCGGCCAAGCCAAGAAGAAACTCACCGCCGCCCGCAGCTCGTCCACCGAAACAGACGAGCGCCCCGCTACTCCTTCGGCCTCAAACTTAAGAGCCTCTTTCGACCCAACGACAACCCCG CTCCGGGTGTTTACGACATCGAAAAGGGAGACTCAGTGGTCTACCCGAAATCTCCCAGCTTCTCGATACGACGACGACTCCGTGAGCCTAGCCCCGAAAAACAACCAG CGCCTGGAACTTACGACATAACCCGAGCAGACGGGACTCTATGCACCAGATCTCAAGAACACACGATGGCGTACCGACTGAGGGAAAGGTCGTCCGACAGCGCTGAGCTTCCCG CCCCAGGAGACTACGACACGACGAAGGCGGACACGACAGTCTTTTCAAGAGCCCCGCAGTTCAGCCTTGCCGAGAGGCTACATCACGAAGCGCCAGAGTCCGTAGACTTTCCTG GTCCTACGGACTACAATATAAGCAGAGGAAAAACTACGGCGACCTATCGATCGCCGCAGTACAGCTTCGGATTAAAGATTAAAGACAAGCCTCCGGATTCCCTGAAATTCCCAG GCCCGGGAGAGTACAGTCCAGACAAAGGAGATCGCATAGTGCGCACTAGATCACCAGAGTACCAAATGGGGTCAAAGTTGAAAGAAAAGCCTCCCGAGCACTTTGACTACCCCG GGCCAAGCGAATACCACTCAGAAACAGCTGACCACGTGACCAGAAGTCGCTCTCCACGATACAGGTTCGGCGTCAAGATAACAGACAGGCCACCCGAATCTCTGCAATACCCGG GCCCCGGTGAATACAACGTTGACAAAGCAGATCACGCGACGAGGAAGCGGTCGCCACAGCACCGAATTGGTACCAAGCTGAAAGACAGGTCACCCGATTCTCTTCACTACCCGG GACCCGGTGAATACAATATCGAGAAGGCAGACCAGGTCACAAGAACCCGGTCACCAGAGCATAAAATTGGTGTCAAGATAAAAGACAAGCCAGGGTCTATAGACTATCCTG GACCCGGTGAATATAACATCGAGAAAGCAGACCACGTGACAAGAAGTCACTCACCACAACATCGGATGGGCGTGAAACTAAAAGAGAAGCCACCAGAATCTCTTCATTATCCAG GACCAGGGGATTACAGTGCGGAAAAAGCAGACCACTTGGTCAGAAGTCACTCACCCCGGCATAAAATTGGAGTCAGGCTTACAGAGAAACCACCAGAATCTCTGGGCTACCCAG GTCCAGGAGAATACAATGTGGAAAAAGCAGATCGCATGATAAGAAATAGTTCACCGCAGCATAGAATTGGCATCAGGCCTGAAGAGAAATCACCGGAATCACTTCATTACCCTG GTCCGGGTGACTACGACGCGAGAAAAGCAGACCTTGTTACGAGAAGGCGACCGCCAGAGCACCACATCGGCAAGAAGCTAAAAGACAAACCACCAGAATCTGTGCAGTACCCGG GTCCCGGTGAATACAGCGTGGAAAGATCAGAAGAAATCACAAGAAGTCGATCCCCACAGCACCAAATGGGAGTCAAGCTAAAATACAGGCCACCGGAATCACATGACTATCCCG GTCCTGGAGACTACAACATAGAAAAGGCCGATAGAGTTGCACGCAGCCACTCCCCAGAATACAAGATTGGTGTTAAGTTAAAGGAGAGGAAAGCAGATTCACTGGATTACCCTG GTCCTGGGGAGTACAACATAGAAAATGCCGATAGAGTTGCACGTAGCCACTCTCCAGAATGCAAGATAGGCGTCAAGCTAAAGGAGAGACGACCGGATTCATTGGATTACCctg GTCCTGGAGACTACAACATAGAGAAGGCCGACAGAATTGCGCGCTGTCGCTCCCCAGAGTACAAGATGGGTGCCAAATTACAGGAGAGAAGACCGAATTCATTGGAATATCCTG GTCCTGGAGAATACAACATAGAAAAGGCCGATAGAGTTGCACGCAGCCACTCCCCAGAATACAAGATTGGTGTTAAGTTAAAGGAGAGGAAAGCAGACTCACTGGATTACCCGG GTCCTGGGGAGTACAACATAGAAAATGCCGATAGAGTTGCACGTAGCCACTCTCCAGAATGCAAGATAGGCGTCAAGCTAAAGGAGAGACGACCGGATTCATTGGATTACCctg GTCCTGGAGACTACAACATAGAGAAGGCCGACAGAATTGCGCGCTGTCGCTCCCCAGAGTACAAGATGGGTGCCAAATTACAGGAGAGAAGACCGAATTCATTGGAATATCCTG GTCCTGGAGAATACAACATAGAAAAGGCCGATAGAGTTGCACGCAGCCACTCCCCAGAATACAAGATTGGTGTTAAGTTAAAGGAGAGGAAAGCAGACTCACTGGATTACCCGG GTCCTGGGGAGTACAACATAGAAAATGCCGATAGAGTTGCACGTAGCCACTCTCCAGAATACAAGATAGGCGTCAAGCTAAAGGAGAGACGACCGGATTCATTGGATTACCctg GTCCTGGAGACTACAACATAGAAAAGGCCGACAGAATTGCGCGCTGTCGCTCCCCAGAGTACAAGATGGGTGCCAAATTACAGGAGAGAAGACCGGATTCATTGGAATATCCTG GTCCTGGAGAATACAACATAGAAAAGGCCGATAGAGTTGCACGCAGCCACTCCCCAGAATACAAGATTGGTGTTAAGTTAAAGGAGAGGAAAGCAGACTCACTGGATTACCCGG GTCCTGGGGAGTACAACATAGAAAATGCCGATAGAGTTGCACGTAGCCACTCTCCAGAATACAAGATAGGCGTCAAGCTAAAGGAGAGACGACCGGATTCATTGGATTACCctg GTCCTGGAGACTACAACATAGAAAAGGCTGACAGAATTGCGCGCTGTCGCTCCCCAGAGTACAAGATGGGTGCCAAATTACAGGAGAGAAGACCGGATTCATTGGAATACCCTG GTCCTGGAGAATACAACATAGAAAAGGCCGATAGAGTTGCACGCAGCCACTCCCCAGAATACAAGATTGGTGTTAAGTTAAAGGAGAGGAAAGCAGATTCACTGGATTACCCTG GTCCTGGAGAATACAACATAGAGAAGGCCGACAGAATTGCGCGCCGTCGCTCCCCAGAGTACAAGATGGGTGCCAAGTTACAGGAGAGAAGACCGGATTCCTTGGAATACCCTG GTCCTGGAGAATACAACATAGAAAAGGCCGATAGAGTTGCACGTAGCCACTCCCCAGAATACAAGATCGGTGTTAAGTTAAAGGAGAGGAAAGCAGATTCACTGGATCACCCTG GTCCTGGGGAGTACAACATAGAAAATGCCGATCGAGTTGCATGTACCCACTCTCCAGAATACAAGATAGGCGTCAAGCTAAAGGAGAGACGACCGGATTCATTTGATTACCCTG GTCCTGGAGACTACAACATAGAGAAGGCCGACAGAATTGCGCGCTGTCGCTCCCCAGAGTACAAGATGGGTGCCAAGTTACAGGAGAGAAGACCGGATTCATTGGAATATCCTG GTCCTGGACAATACAACATAGAAAAGGCCGATAGAGTTGCACGTAGCCACTCCCCAGAATACAAGATTGGTGTCaagctaaaggaaaaaaagccgGATTCGTTGGATTATCCTG GTCCAGGAGAGTACATCATTGAAAAGGCCGATAGAGTCGCCCGCAGCCACTCTCCGGAGTACAGCATCGGCGTGAAATTAAAAGATAGACCGCCGGACTCTTTGTATTATCCTG GTCCTGCAGAGTACTACCCTGAAAAGGCTGACAGGTTGGTACGAAGCCATTCTCCTGAACATGTCATCGGCGTGAAATTGAAAGAAAAGCTTCCAGATTCACTGGAATTTCCTG CTGCTTGCGACTACGACGTCTCCAAGGGAGATAACATAGTTTATGGCTCCCCTCCCAGGTATACGATAGGCTTTAGGACACCTCAACCAGTGCCAGATTATACGAGCTTCCCAG CACCTGGAGACTACAGCATTTCAAGGAGTGAAGGCACGCTTTATGCTGGCTCTCCTAAATTTAGTCTAGGAATAAAACTGAAGGACAGGCTTCCTGACCACGTCAATTACCCAG CACCGTCCGACTACAGTCCTGGCAGAAGCGTAAGCTTCGTCAAAGAAAGGTCTCCGAAATTCACGTTCGGTTTCAGGCTAAGACCGTCCAAGCCGTACAACTACGGTTACCCAG CACCGGGAGAGTACGATCCCGACAGGGCGAACGAATTGGTTTATCCAAGGTCACCACGCTTCAGTATTCGTTCGAGACTCAAAGAACGGCTACCGGACAACGCAACATTTCCAG CACCAGGTACATACGACCCCGACAAAGGCAATCCTGCCATGTTCGGATTACCACCAAGACCTCAATCGAGGAGCCCGAAGAGGTCTAGGTCTCATGATTTTGAAGAAAAGCGGG GAACGACATTACCTCATGAAAGAACAAGCAAAAGAAGCAGTTCATTCCGAATTGTGAGAACCACAGAGGATACTGCTGGTG AGCGCGATTTGAAAGGCTCCCAGCAGACGATAAAACGAAGTCGCTCTCTTAGTGGACCTCGGCCAAAGGATTCGGTTTTAACAAACGGAAAAG CAAAAGCGGCTTTGTCCGAAATTCCAAAACCTAAAAGACGGAGTGAGTCACCCCGATTGACTCGACAGTCCAGATTCGAGACCACTG AAGTTCAAGCTAGGAGTCTGAAGGAAACAAAAGAAGGACAGCGTACATTTAGGGTTACTCGCAAACAAAGGACCGGGATGGATGAAG GAGAAGCACCACAGGTGGATGTTGTCGTTTCTGAAACAGCAATGAAGCGACGATTACCTGTGGATATTACGAAGAGAAAGACGGACTCAAAAG CCGCCGTAACAGAGCCGTCGTCCTCAAGGATGGCAACGAAGAAGGGTACATTCCTTCGATCTCTGCGGAGAAAGCTGGATGGTACCGAAG aAATATCTCGGACGTCTAAAGTGGTTAGGGAGCCCACTAAGCCTAAAAAAACCGATTGCGTAGTGCAGAAGACAAAGGAACACCGAG AACGGATCACCACTACTAGTCATCCGGAAGCTGTGCCTAGGAGAAGTCGGTCTCTTCGAGTCATTCGAAAAGAGGCGGACGAGATGCCGG ACAAGCGAGCTAAGTCTACCGAAGAATTGACTAGACGAAGTCCATCTCTGCGTGCAGCACGAGCAAAGCAAGACGCAATCGAAG CCCAAGAGGCAGACAAGAGATCGAGGCCATCGGACAGAAGATTAGGGCGTAGTAGGTCTCTGCGAATTGCACAAAACGCAATCGACTACATTGATG AGAAGGAGAACGTCTCAAAGTCTGAAACTCACATCATCGCTTCCTATCCCAGTCTTCACAAGGAGCGGCACCCGAGTACCCACTTGGCTAAGAGCCTAG AGCCTGCAGCGTTTACGACGAGCGACGAAAGTGGTATGTTCGAAGACGACGAAACGATGGACAGCGTGTCGGCTCACGACAGGACGTTCGTACGAACGCCGACTG ATTCGTCGAGGATCCAAGTGTCACCGGAGAGCTTTCGGGAATTGAGGCATGCTCAGGGATGCATTCACATGGCACCAAGGTTTCCAGAGGGACTGGACTTCTGGAAACCACCCGGTACAGGGTCTTTGTTTGCTAAACTTTACCAGTCCTGGACGCAGGAAACAGCTGTTTCTTCTG CGGAAGCAGAAGACAACAGCCGAGTGATGTTCCGTTCAGCTGCAAGCCTCTTCTTCAGGAAAGGCTTTGCAGCTCTACTACGGAACGAAACACCTG GACCGGGTTACTACAACCCTAGCATCGGTGAGCAGCTACGCTTTCCTCGAATGCCAAGCTTTACGATACGAAGAAAGCTCAAGTGTCCGAAGAGAGAGCAGACTCCCG CTCCCTGGGATTACAGCCCCGACAAAGCGGACCCTCTCGTGCGGCCCATGTCGCCATCTTACACCTTCGGACACAAGGGCGACTGTTGTCGTTGCAGAAGCACGAGTCCCGGTTTGTACACTCGTGCAGTGGCTACCCACG CTCCTGGCACCTACTGTCCTGAGAAATCTGACACGGTTCTAGCCACGACACCGGCTTACACCTTTGGTTTCAAGCATAAGGACCTTAGGCCTGACGATATTCCTG